A stretch of Sinimarinibacterium sp. NLF-5-8 DNA encodes these proteins:
- the pqqD gene encoding pyrroloquinoline quinone biosynthesis peptide chaperone PqqD, with protein sequence MNPLTAEDVLKIARLFRLQWEPAQNAHVLLYPEGMVKLNGSAGEILKRLDGQRNVEQVAQDCEAAFGVHGLLADVLEFLHGARAQGWVCHV encoded by the coding sequence ATGAACCCGCTGACCGCAGAGGATGTGCTCAAGATCGCGCGGCTGTTTCGCCTGCAATGGGAGCCGGCACAAAACGCCCATGTGCTGCTCTATCCCGAGGGCATGGTCAAACTCAATGGCAGCGCCGGTGAAATCCTCAAGCGCCTCGATGGTCAGCGCAATGTTGAACAGGTGGCACAAGACTGCGAAGCCGCGTTTGGCGTCCACGGCTTGCTGGCCGACGTACTGGAGTTTTTACACGGCGCGCGTGCGCAAGGCTGGGTCTGTCATGTCTGA
- the pqqC gene encoding pyrroloquinoline-quinone synthase PqqC produces MDTRTLPPWSAAEFEQQLRSKGQGYHIHHPIHLMMAEGKLSRRQLQGWVANRFYYQISIPRKDAAIMANCPDRAVRREWVLRILDHDGHDQDAGGIEAWIGLGQAVGLSREDITSLRWVSPAARFAVDAYVNFARQASWHEAVASSLTELFAPHIHQQRLDTWPIHYPWVDAAGLRYFKKRLSEARRDVQHGLRLTLEYFSQSRALQLRALEIVQFKLDVLWALADAILLQTCEIAVIGEKP; encoded by the coding sequence ATGGATACCCGCACCTTGCCGCCGTGGTCGGCAGCGGAATTTGAACAGCAGCTGCGCAGCAAGGGGCAGGGCTATCACATCCACCATCCGATCCACCTGATGATGGCCGAAGGCAAGCTCAGCCGCCGCCAGTTGCAGGGTTGGGTGGCCAATCGTTTTTATTACCAGATCAGCATTCCGCGCAAGGATGCCGCGATCATGGCCAACTGTCCGGATCGCGCGGTACGCCGCGAGTGGGTGCTGCGGATTCTCGATCACGACGGACACGATCAGGACGCGGGCGGAATCGAAGCCTGGATCGGTCTGGGGCAGGCCGTGGGGCTGAGCCGTGAAGACATCACTTCGCTGCGGTGGGTGTCACCGGCGGCACGCTTTGCCGTGGATGCCTATGTCAATTTTGCGCGCCAGGCCAGTTGGCACGAGGCGGTGGCATCGAGCCTGACCGAACTGTTTGCACCGCACATCCACCAGCAACGGCTGGACACCTGGCCGATCCACTATCCGTGGGTGGATGCAGCGGGGTTGCGCTACTTTAAAAAACGCCTGAGCGAAGCGCGTCGCGATGTGCAGCATGGGCTGCGCCTGACCCTGGAATACTTCAGCCAGAGCCGCGCGCTGCAACTGCGCGCGCTGGAAATCGTGCAATTCAAACTCGATGTGCTATGGGCGCTGGCCGATGCGATTTTGCTGCAAACCTGCGAAATCGCGGTGATCGGAGAAAAACCATGA